ACTTGCAAAAGCAAGAGCTAGGGGAGCAGTAGCCTTCAACAATAAAGTTTGCTACTAAATGGAAGAAATATAATGAAGGTATCAATAGTTTTGATTGATAATCAATAAGtgatctaattttttttttatttgggtTGTTAATTAGGAGGAGCGAGAGAAAACACCTTTATACAAGGAGGCTGCCGAGATGAGTGTTATACCGGTACGTTATGAGATAAAATAGATAGcagtttgtgtttgtttttatcttttccaTAATGAAAGAATAACCTTTGAAATTTCCAAATCACTTTTAAACGACGACCATAATTATAaactgtttttttgtttaaggTTGGGAAGCGTAGCGCCGCTGCTAAATTACGTCGTCAAAATCTAAAAGCTAAACTGAAGAAACCTGATGAGAAGAAAAGGCCAACAACTGTAAGAATATTGTCCATCAAAACTGTTACTTCTGTTTagaaaaagttaaaatttattgaaatgaaatgtaaTTTGTTACTACCGGATAAATGATAATATTCATGATCGTATTACAATGATATGCCACCAAAATGAAGATGTTCCATTGTTTGTTTGAAGATTAGACAAAACAGTGACTGAATCttacaacccccccccccccccccacaaacAACAATACAAACCAAAAAGAATAACTTTTGTACATTGCATTGGCATTAATGTCCTATTTCACACTTGTTTGTAAATCCTATCAATATGAATCGTCATGTATCGTAACCTTTCAATCTCGCAGTTTATCGACACTGTATTTCAATTCAATGAAGAATTCGACGATATTGGGCGACCACAGAGTTCGCTGTTAAGATCAGACAGTGTACTCTCTAGGCCGGAGACAGCTACTTTTGACCGTCCAGAGTCCCGACAAGTTACCTTAGATTCTAGAGCTGACACCCCGATGATGGTGAAAGGCCTCAAACAGGTGGGATGTTTATGTCTTTGTTACAATTTTTAAGTGATtacaattatcattttttattaaataacgtgattattattattattattttatttgtattattctattatattattcaCCTAGTTAACTGAACTTTCCTGGCCACAAATTCTTCCATATAATATACATAGAacaaaaatttacaaaatattgaCCTGGTCCACTAAAATTGACCCAAAAATAGTTTGAAAAACACGGACTACTTTGGTTAACACAGCACAGTACCACTACAAATTCGTTTATGTGACACGCGAGTAATCTCGTGTGACAGGCGAATAGTATtcatatttgtataaaaaaagcCAAGAAGCAATTGTTAATTTAGAATATTTCACACATTTACAAATTTCAATAGGGAAGAATTGATTTATGTTTTCTAGATTGATCAACAGTTGCGGGAAATTGGGTCTGTAAACCCAAATGATTCGGTGGCAGGTATGACGTCACTTGAAGCGGTACTTGGGATCACACCAGGCGGTAAGAAcacacatcatcatcatcatttatataCGATTGTTGGAATGAAACAACCTTTTCAAATTTTCGTTTCAAATGGCTTTCTCATTGTAGGAAAGAAGTTACCAAGCTTAGGCCAAGAAACTGTAGGTACCAACCGTCTACCACCCATTTTACCACGAGGTCTACCATCTTTGGACGCAGCCATGAGCACAAAAGGTCTCAAACCAGTCGGCGTCTTGCCATCTCTTCAAGTCAACACAAACTCGAATACTCTTAAGGTTCCAGTTACGACTCATCCACAACAACTTAAAGGGCAAGGTATCACTCTCGATGAAGCGATGGGCGGCGGAAAGACTTCTACAAAAGACTCAAACGCACCGATGAGCAGGGTAATATTTCTCTTCAACTGCTGTTTTACTTTTATTCGAATATAGAAAAGATTTCTGGTTTACTATAAACTTACATCTTCTTGTACATCTCTATTTAGGAGGAAGAAGTAGATGAAATTGTTGAAAACTTTTGGGAGGTTCCACGAGAGAGTATTGAGATGATTACGACATTGGCTACTGGAAGCTTTGGACTTGTGATGAAAGCAAAGGCTTGGGATCTTCTTAGTAGTCAAGGGGCCTCTTTGGTTGTAATCAAGGAACTTGACCGTAAGTCTACAGATAATGGATTCCAGTTCTACTCTAAAACAAATTTACTTATTTAACAAGTTTGAATGTAGCTTTAATCTCGTTTTCgtgtttttttattgttcaaGTTAACCTTCACAGATTACACAAATTGGGAACAGTTTTATGAtatgattttcttttaattttatcttgtagCACAAGCGTCAGTAGCCACACGAAACGCGTTCCTGAAACAATTGGACGTACTTAAAAAGCTCGATACACATACAAATGTCATATCTCTTCTTGGTTGTTGCACAATTCTTGGTAAGTTATACTAAAGTAGTGTGAAAAAGTATAACATATTAAAAAGTAAAGCTAAgctaatattttaatgtttcaaataagataattattattaattaataattaatttgtggCTGCTAAACAGCAtctttttcaaaagaaattTGTACTATTAGTACTTTGATGTTATGATAAAAAATATTCctaaaatgttaaattgatTGACAGATCCTTTGTATATGGTATTGGAGTACGCCCCCAACGGTGAACTACAGAGCTTTTTGAGACGTAACCGACCACACACACCAGGAGCTAAGCCACCTGTATCCAAAAATCTAATGAACTTCGCAGTGCAGATTGCCAAAGGAATGGCGTTCCTTCATAAACACAAGGTACAATAGCCCGCACGCGCAAAATTGACGCAATTACTGGCGTCGGtgtattaagcttggttcccactacgacgtaacgcaaagacgtagACGCAAGCGAGCTGACCAATCACACGTGACTGCtcgaataatccatcgattgagattggtcaaatcactttgcgttgagttacgtccttacgttgcgtcctagtgggaaccaagcttttgtAGTTCCAAGAGTGACTAAAGAGAACCAAACATAAGTAAGTAGCACATACAACTTTAAATATACTATTAGCATAGCATAATGGATTAaacatttcaaatttttttgcaattttagTTGTTTTGATATTTAGAAAAGTTTCATCGTTTTCAATACATCGGTACCTAAtcttatattatatttgatttgattattcTCATCACGATTGAATAGCTGATTAATAATTACTGCTTTGTTACATATTTAGCTAAATATTAGTAACAAAAAAACTTTGTTTCAGGTGTCCCACGGTGAACTGTCCAGCCAAAATATTTTGTTGGGAGACAGACTGGTTTGCAAAGTGTCGAATGTTGCTCGTGTACGCAACGTTGTCGAGAATGTAGCAGAGGTAAGTGATTTGTTGTCCCAAACCTTTCAAAAACATTTCCAATCAGTTGTAATTTTGTGTTTATACCAATACGCGTTCCATATTCAGTTCATGTCATCAATGATACGTATATTGTAGTATTATTGTTTATGCGTTTCTGTCAAGACTGAGAGAGAAATTAAAGTAAACGACTTTTCAAAGCTCTTTTGAAACGAATGAAGTACGTTGTCAATATAAATACAGACAATTCagagaagtaggcctacaaacataTGAAGTTTAAATGTCTAACATACCCACATACGCAATATCATGTGAATCACTTGAATGTGATTACGTCTGACGTAatctttatactaagtacatttgagaatattTGCGAAAAAAAATCGCAAGTAATTATCGGGTGAGACTCGAATCCACGACccccagatcactagcctggcgtcagagtagggcaaaacatctgaccaaccACTCAACTTCCTAATCAAATAACGTTTTTAGAGTATCAATCAAAGTATCAAAAACTGTTCAATACTTATAATGGATATCGATATTGTCCAATCATACATTTTACTTTGTGTTAGGGTTAAAAAACCCAAAAGCCCATGTGTATTGTGAGAAGGATATAAAGGGGTTTAGCTATGCCCAATTGGATTAAACTGccattattaaataaatgagCAGGATATACGAGTCATATGATATAACaatgtgtataggcctatgatGCGTATACATGTATAAAGAACAACTCAGTTCatctatgttttgtttttttagggaCGTCTTGGCTTGAGATGGATGAGTCCAGAATCCATCTGCGCAAGCGTACAGAACGAACAGAGTGATTCTTGGTCGTTCGGTGTTCTTCTTTGGGAGATTGTTAACTTTGGTATGTACTGTTTGATTACACCTGATGCCAAAGCAGACATTTACTTTCCTCTGCTATTTTAAGGTTGTAGCCctaaatttgtttgtaattaatataataatcaatataatattgtatgtactACAATGTGAGTGGGGGTGGGAGGCGGGGGGAGGGGGGATGGATATGCACAACAAGATACCCCTCCCCTATTAGAACATAACACAAACCGGACTTCTCTATCTTATTATAATTTGAGTAGAATATATTCAATTCTTTACAtcatatatacatttaaaaaaaatactactatATACTATACTAATAAAGAAATATGATGAAACAACTAACTTTTTCAATATGTTAGACACTGATAGCTTTAAGTTACACTTCCAAAACATTTGAATACTTTTTTGTGCAGTTATTGTGTATTTAAATGTAGGGGAGaaaacaatgataaaaaaaatacaccatGTAGTCACgtcattatatatttatacttttcttgtaaataaatattattataaagtgttACATTATTGAggttatttatgtttttaaaaatatgcacAAAATTGAGTATAACTTACCCTAATTGAAAGTAAATTTGGATACAATGATGAATGTGTCGGGAGCATAGGTCGGGACTGTTGATGTACAATACTGCATGAATACTGCATGAACGT
This genomic stretch from Antedon mediterranea chromosome 11, ecAntMedi1.1, whole genome shotgun sequence harbors:
- the LOC140062479 gene encoding uncharacterized protein isoform X1, coding for MEIKQILLLVLLIGLIGVPHSMADGWLEWGEWFPCTTSCAGGVTIRIRECGGTDCVGDESQTGLCNTEGCPVDGSWTGFTNWSPCSASCEGGNKTRTRSCSDPAPAYGGAECEGDEAEVEECNLQECPIDGDWSSWTQWTSCNTDCLQFRYRSCDDPEPEYGGAECDGDDIQELQCSILNCPLDGQWTEWHEQNCDASCRGRKVRYCDNPQPLRGGADCIGPRVEEYGNCSSFDCIQDGAWGSWNEWSDCSKSCSYGIQTRYRECDSPWPRNGGAPCPSSDSYISERTCYIDKCPKPLVHRKKYKPKSSDRDVDYALILSIIFGVLGGLTLILLIILTIRRTQLKKMRDKAVEEREKTPLYKEAAEMSVIPVGKRSAAAKLRRQNLKAKLKKPDEKKRPTTFIDTVFQFNEEFDDIGRPQSSLLRSDSVLSRPETATFDRPESRQVTLDSRADTPMMVKGLKQIDQQLREIGSVNPNDSVAGMTSLEAVLGITPGGKKLPSLGQETVGTNRLPPILPRGLPSLDAAMSTKGLKPVGVLPSLQVNTNSNTLKVPVTTHPQQLKGQGITLDEAMGGGKTSTKDSNAPMSREEEVDEIVENFWEVPRESIEMITTLATGSFGLVMKAKAWDLLSSQGASLVVIKELDPQASVATRNAFLKQLDVLKKLDTHTNVISLLGCCTILDPLYMVLEYAPNGELQSFLRRNRPHTPGAKPPVSKNLMNFAVQIAKGMAFLHKHKVSHGELSSQNILLGDRLVCKVSNVARVRNVVENVAEGRLGLRWMSPESICASVQNEQSDSWSFGVLLWEIVNFGSTPYPNMSEKDIKTRIKVGYRMPHSAHITKDLYNLMKYCWNDVPSKRPPLKALASTIWKMNVEGIEHIKVNEFNSKLCVDMDDMRPHTPGSILC
- the LOC140062479 gene encoding uncharacterized protein isoform X2, translating into MQQLYNVRLVDGQWTEWHEQNCDASCRGRKVRYCDNPQPLRGGADCIGPRVEEYGNCSSFDCIQDGAWGSWNEWSDCSKSCSYGIQTRYRECDSPWPRNGGAPCPSSDSYISERTCYIDKCPKPLVHRKKYKPKSSDRDVDYALILSIIFGVLGGLTLILLIILTIRRTQLKKMRDKAVEEREKTPLYKEAAEMSVIPVGKRSAAAKLRRQNLKAKLKKPDEKKRPTTFIDTVFQFNEEFDDIGRPQSSLLRSDSVLSRPETATFDRPESRQVTLDSRADTPMMVKGLKQIDQQLREIGSVNPNDSVAGMTSLEAVLGITPGGKKLPSLGQETVGTNRLPPILPRGLPSLDAAMSTKGLKPVGVLPSLQVNTNSNTLKVPVTTHPQQLKGQGITLDEAMGGGKTSTKDSNAPMSREEEVDEIVENFWEVPRESIEMITTLATGSFGLVMKAKAWDLLSSQGASLVVIKELDPQASVATRNAFLKQLDVLKKLDTHTNVISLLGCCTILDPLYMVLEYAPNGELQSFLRRNRPHTPGAKPPVSKNLMNFAVQIAKGMAFLHKHKVSHGELSSQNILLGDRLVCKVSNVARVRNVVENVAEGRLGLRWMSPESICASVQNEQSDSWSFGVLLWEIVNFGSTPYPNMSEKDIKTRIKVGYRMPHSAHITKDLYNLMKYCWNDVPSKRPPLKALASTIWKMNVEGIEHIKVNEFNSKLCVDMDDMRPHTPGSILC